One window of the Megalops cyprinoides isolate fMegCyp1 chromosome 2, fMegCyp1.pri, whole genome shotgun sequence genome contains the following:
- the flt3 gene encoding receptor-type tyrosine-protein kinase FLT3: protein TAESLPALTACSWSHSTGARGLTQQEREGSYNVSITEASEKDAGDYSLCCGSNSTRSCVAFTVHVKLRHPSTPQLKMLPGGDGASSKYQCSSDGFPEPEIRWIPSPPRVKTSRTQAGTAVSVVSSYHFYKTRQVLCCAKNAEGEECSKLLTYDLQTPPSPDEIPVVTVTLGQSLLLRCTTSPAGKGLQWLSDRGGLQRSKFFEDTGDSLICYLFIESVGEEDSDTYTCRSDDNRNKSTRVQVLERGFLSILQLNELNTVSARESFCFTAVVSAHPEPRCHWITPNGTVPCRESRTFWGNRTYQLCDPAPGLYQFHVENSEQHVTRNMSLCLTDTPIVHLIQETHRFTCTTNSTLPLVITWHTCPSSANCLEASSWRITQERHLQVSDLDAFCQKRASSSMVLADLQDSISIKCCIQNSVSSGCSPEAHLLTSPSLFVQPWIITLFTLLLVCITLLLTVILYSRKYDVMSPQKPQYESQLRMLQMVDNDYIYIDFKDFQYDRSWEFPRENLELGNELGSGAFGTVVEATAYGISKPGVSAQVAVKMLKEKHQAVEKEALMSELKMMIHIGSHVNIVNLLGACTDSDPVYLIFQYCAKGDLLNYLRSNRERFHQSLTDIFTKNRFSCLYHNFQSQHPHRDGPASFQSPYVPMASRETETEQLLGQNPSCMDTTDGFYEKSDSSPAEELQVLTYDDLLSFSYQVAKGMEFLSSKNCIHRDLAARNVLVTHNRTVKIGDFGLARDIENDSNYVVRGNVRLPVKWMAPESLFQGVYTMQSDIWAYGILLWEIYSLGVTPYPGIKVDQNFYLLIENGYQMDRPYYASSSVYQIMRLCWALEPQDRPAFSKLVACMETELEDVEEKLYSNITGSKSNAYHNICLTSDLCPPSDDCNISTSGEPETP from the exons ACGGCCGAGTCTCTTCCAGCCCTGACGGCCTGCTCCTGGAGCCACAGCACAGGAGCCCGGGGCCTTacacagcaggagaggga GGGGAGCTACAATGTGAGTATTACTGAGGCCTCTGAGAAGGATGCTGGAGACTACAGCCTGTGCTGTGGATCCAACAGCACACGCTCCTGTGTGGCATTTACTGTCCACGTGAAACTGA GACACCCATCTACACCACAGCTGAAAATGCTGCCTGGTGGGGACGGAGCATCCTCTAAGTATCAGTGCAGTTCAGATGGTTTCCCTGAGCCAGAAATCAGGTGGATCCCCTCGCCACCCAG AGTGAAAACATCCAGGACCCAGGCAGGCACAGCAGTGAGTGTGGTGTCCAGTTACCACTTCTACAAGACTCGTCAGGTGTTGTGCTGTGCTAAAAATGCAGAGGGAGAAGAGTGTTCCAAACTCCTCACTTACG ATCTGCAGACTCCTCCCTCCCCTGACGAGATTCCTGTGGTCACCGTGACGCTCGGTCAGTCTCTGCTGCTTCGCTGCACCACCTCTCCAGCAGGGAAAGGGTTACAGTGGCTGTCCGACAGAGGAGGGCTCCAG AGATCCAAATTCTTTGAGGACACAGGTGACAGCTTGATCTGCTACCTGTTCATTGAGTCTGTGGGTGAGGAGGACAGTGACACCTACACCTGTCGGTCCGACGACAACAGAAACAAGTCCACCCGTGTCCAGGTGCTGG AGCGAGGGTTCCTCAGCATCCTGCAGCTGAATGAGCTCAACACGGTCTCCGCCAGGGAGAGCTTCTGCTTCACAGCGGTGGTCTCCGCCCACCCCGAGCCGCGCTGCCATTGGATAACTCCAAATGGGACTGTGCCCTGCCGAGAGAGCAGGACATTCTGGGGGAACAg AACCTATCAGTTGTGTGATCCTGCTCCAGGGCTCTATCAGTTTCATGTGGAGAACAGTGAACAGCATGTCACCAGGAACATGAGCCTCTGTTTGACAG ACACGCCCATTGTACATCTCATCCAGGAAACACACAGGTTCACCTGCACAACCAACAGCACCCTGCCGCTGGTCATTACCTGGCACACCTGTCCTTCCTCTGCCAA ctgtcTGGAGGCGTCATCCTGGAGAATCACCCAGGAGCGCCACCTACAGGTGTCCGATCTGGACGCGTTCTGCCAGAAGAGAGCATCCAGCTCCATGGTGCTGGCGGATCTGCAGGACAGCATCAGCATCAAGTGCTGCATCCAGAACTCCGTCAGCTCAGGATGCAGCCCGGAAGCTCACCTGCTGACaa gcccCTCGCTCTTTGTTCAGCCCTGGATCATCACTCTGTTCACTCTGCTGCTGGTCTGCATCACCCTGCTGCTCACCGTCATCCTCTACAGCAGGAAG TATGACGTCATGTCTCCTCAGAAGCCTCAGTATGAGAGCCAGCTGCGTATGCTGCAGATGGTGGACAACGACTACATTTACATCGACTTCAAGGACTTCCAGTACGACCGCAGCTGGGAGTTTCCCCGGGAGAACCTGGAGCTGG GGAACGAGCTAGGCTCCGGAGCCTTCGGGACGGTGGTGGAGGCCACAGCCTACGGCATCAGCAAACCGGGTGTCTCCGCGCAGGTGGCGGTGAAGATGCTGAAAG AGAAGCACCAGGCTGTGGAGAAGGAGGCCCTGATGTCAGAGCTGAAAATGATGATTCACATCGGCAGCCACGTCAACATCGTGAACCTGCTTGGGGCCTGCACTGACTCAG ACCCCGTCTACCTGATCTTCCAATACTGCGCCAAAGGAGACCTGCTGAACTACCTGCGCAGCAACAGAGAGCGCTTCCACCAGTCCCTGACCGACATCTTCACCAAGAACCGCTTCAGCTGCCTCTACCACAACTTCCAATCTCAGCACCCCCACAG GGATGGCCCCGCCTCCTTCCAAAGCCCCTATGTTCCCATGGCgtccagagagacagagacagagcagctcCTGGGTCAGAACCCGTCCTGCATGGACACCACTGACG GGTTTTATGAAAAGTCTGATTCATCACCTGCTGAAGAGCTGCAGGTCCTGACTTACGACGACCTGCTGAGCTTCTCCTATCAGGTGGCCAAAGGCATGGAGTTCCTGTCCTCAAAGAAC TGCATTCACAGAGATCTGGCTGCCAGGAACGTGCTGGTGACACACAACAGGACTGTGAAGATCGGGGACTTCGGCCTCGCCAGGGACATCGAGAACGACTCCAACTACGTTGTCAGGGGAAAT GTGCGGCTCCCGGTGAAGTGGATGGCTCCGGAGTCTCTGTTCCAGGGAGTTTACACCATGCAGAGCGACATCTGGGCTTACGGCATCCTGCTGTGGGAGATCTACTCTCTGG GTGTGACTCCGTATCCCGGGATAAAAGTGGATCAGAATTTCTACCTTCTGATTGAGAATGGGTATCAGATGGACCGACCATACTACGCCAGCTCGTCTGT GTACCAGATCATGCGTCTGTGCTGGGCGCTGGAGCCCCAGGATCGACCAGCATTCTCCAAACTGGTGGCCTGCATGGAGACCGAGCTGGAGGATGtggaggagaag CTGTACTCCAACATCACAGGAAGCAAATCCAACGCGTACCATAACATctgtctgacctctgacctctgtccgCCCAGCGACgactgcaacatcagcacatcCGGAGAGCCGGAGACCCCCTGA